A single genomic interval of Candidatus Zixiibacteriota bacterium harbors:
- a CDS encoding transposase, translated as MAGSTTQTRRSLRLRDYDYAQPGAYFVTVCAYRQQHTFGTIDGEKTSLNDYGLIVRDEWLKTGTLRPGIQLDEYVIMPSHLHGIIVIPPSTEEGTARRAPTPEAFGRPVPGSIPTIVRSFKSAVTRRVCEEAGGQRIAVWQRGFYDHIIRTEADLHRIRGYIRTNPLALSLKSVAEDTSGV; from the coding sequence TTTGCGCGACTATGATTACGCGCAGCCGGGGGCGTATTTCGTGACGGTGTGTGCGTACCGTCAACAGCACACATTCGGAACCATCGATGGCGAGAAGACGTCGTTGAATGATTACGGTCTGATTGTGCGCGACGAGTGGTTGAAAACAGGCACTCTCAGGCCAGGAATCCAGTTGGACGAATACGTCATCATGCCGAGTCATCTCCACGGAATCATTGTGATTCCACCCTCTACGGAAGAGGGCACGGCACGCCGTGCCCCTACGCCAGAGGCGTTCGGGCGGCCCGTTCCAGGATCAATCCCGACGATTGTCAGATCCTTTAAGAGTGCTGTTACCAGACGGGTGTGCGAAGAAGCGGGCGGGCAGCGCATTGCCGTCTGGCAACGCGGGTTTTATGATCACATCATCCGGACCGAGGCCGACTTGCATCGTATTCGCGGGTACATCCGGACCAACCCGCTGGCGCTATCGTTGAAATCAGTCGCAGAAGACACCTCAGGCGTGTGA